One part of the Solanum dulcamara chromosome 8, daSolDulc1.2, whole genome shotgun sequence genome encodes these proteins:
- the LOC129901311 gene encoding uncharacterized protein LOC129901311 — translation MSEEAPFYPREKLVEKQKFYQSIHKHTYLKGRYDKITSVAIPAALAASALFMIGRGIYNMSHGKGKME, via the exons ATGTCAGAAGAAGCACCTTTCTATCCCAGAGAAAAGCTTGTTGAAAAGCAAAAGTTTTACCAAAGCATCCACAAGCACACATACTTGAAAGGTCGTTATGACAAGATCACCTCAGTGGCCATTCCAGCTGCTTTGGCAGCTTCTGCTTTGTTTATGATT GGGAGAGGGATCTACAACATGTCTCATGGCAAAGGGAAGATGGAATAA